A portion of the Pseudomonas sp. PSE14 genome contains these proteins:
- the mnmE gene encoding tRNA uridine-5-carboxymethylaminomethyl(34) synthesis GTPase MnmE has translation MNAARETIAAVATAQGRGGVGIVRVSGPRARAMAITLSGREPQPRYAHYGPFHADDGDVIDEGLLLFFPGPNSFTGEDVLELQGHGGPVVMDMLLQRCLELGARQARPGEFSERAFLNDKLDLAQAEAIADLIEASSAQAARNAVRSLQGEFSRRVHHLTDQLIQLRMYVEAAIDFPEEEIDFLADGHVLSQLDAVRAELAAVLREAGQGALLRDGMTVVIAGRPNAGKSSLLNALAGREAAIVTDIAGTTRDVLREHIHIDGMPLHIIDTAGLRSTDDHVEKIGVERALKAINEADRVLLVVDSTAPEASDPFALWPEFLDSRPDPAHVTLIRNKADLSTETIGLEESTDGHVTLTLSARSGNGLDLLREHLKACMGFEQTAESSFSARRRHLEALRQAGDSLEHGRAQLTLSGAGELLAEDLRQAQQALGEITGAFTPDDLLGRIFSSFCIGK, from the coding sequence ATGAATGCAGCCCGTGAAACCATCGCCGCCGTCGCCACCGCTCAGGGCCGTGGCGGGGTCGGCATCGTCCGCGTCTCCGGCCCCCGTGCCCGCGCCATGGCCATCACCCTCAGCGGTCGCGAGCCACAGCCTCGCTACGCTCACTACGGGCCATTCCACGCCGACGACGGCGACGTCATCGACGAGGGCTTGCTGCTGTTCTTCCCCGGGCCGAACTCCTTCACCGGCGAAGACGTACTGGAACTGCAGGGCCACGGCGGCCCGGTGGTGATGGACATGCTGCTGCAGCGCTGCCTGGAACTGGGCGCTCGCCAGGCGCGCCCGGGCGAGTTCAGCGAACGCGCCTTCCTCAACGACAAGCTCGACCTGGCCCAGGCCGAAGCCATCGCCGACCTGATCGAGGCCAGCTCGGCCCAGGCTGCGCGCAACGCCGTGCGCTCGCTGCAAGGCGAATTCTCCCGTCGTGTGCACCATCTCACCGACCAGTTGATCCAGCTGCGCATGTATGTCGAGGCAGCCATCGACTTCCCGGAAGAAGAGATCGACTTCCTCGCCGATGGCCACGTCCTCTCCCAACTGGATGCGGTACGCGCCGAACTGGCCGCCGTGTTGCGCGAAGCCGGCCAGGGCGCGCTGCTGCGCGACGGGATGACCGTGGTCATCGCCGGGCGTCCCAATGCCGGCAAATCGAGCCTGCTGAACGCCCTGGCGGGCCGCGAAGCGGCCATCGTCACCGATATCGCCGGTACCACTCGCGACGTCCTGCGCGAACATATCCACATCGATGGCATGCCGCTGCACATCATCGATACCGCGGGCCTGCGCAGCACCGATGACCATGTGGAAAAGATCGGTGTGGAACGCGCCCTGAAGGCCATCAACGAGGCCGATCGCGTGCTCCTGGTGGTGGATTCCACAGCCCCGGAGGCCAGCGATCCCTTCGCCCTCTGGCCGGAGTTCCTCGACAGCCGGCCCGATCCGGCCCATGTCACCCTGATCCGCAACAAGGCGGATTTATCCACAGAGACGATCGGACTGGAAGAAAGCACCGACGGTCACGTCACCCTCACCCTCTCCGCGCGCTCCGGCAATGGCCTGGATCTGCTGCGCGAGCACCTGAAGGCCTGCATGGGCTTCGAACAGACCGCCGAAAGCAGCTTCAGCGCCCGCCGACGCCATCTGGAAGCCCTGCGCCAGGCTGGTGACAGCCTCGAGCACGGCCGCGCCCAGCTCACCCTGAGCGGCGCCGGCGAACTCCTGGCCGAGGATCTGCGTCAGGCCCAGCAAGCCCTGGGCGAAATCACTGGCGCCTTCACACCGGATGATCTGCTGGGTCGCATCTTCTCCAGCTTCTGCATCGGCAAGTAA